The proteins below are encoded in one region of Manis pentadactyla isolate mManPen7 chromosome 2, mManPen7.hap1, whole genome shotgun sequence:
- the NRXN1 gene encoding neurexin-1 isoform X29 — protein sequence MGTALLQRGGCFLLCLSLLLLGCWAELGSGLEFPGAEGQWTRFPKWNACCESEMSFQLKTRSARGLVLYFDDEGFCDFLELILTRGGRLQLSFSIFCAEPATLLADTPVNDGAWHNVRIRRQFRNTTLFIDQVEAKWVEVKSKRRDMTVFSGLFVGGLPPELRAAALKLTLASVREREPFKGWIRDVRVNSSQAVPMDSGEVKLEDEPPNSGGGSPCEAGEEGEGGVCLNGGVCSVVDDQAVCDCSRTGFRGKDCSQGLAHLMMGDQGKSKGSTLFYFFLISSL from the coding sequence atggggACGGCGCTTCTCCAGCGCGGGGGCTGCTTTCTTCTGTGCCTCTCgctgctgctcctgggctgctgggcagagctgggcagCGGGCTGGAGTTCCCAGGCGCTGAGGGCCAGTGGACGCGCTTCCCCAAGTGGAATGCCTGCTGCGAAAGTGAGATGAGCTTCCAGCTCAAGACGCGCAGCGCCCGTGGCCTAGTGCTCTACTTCGACGACGAAGGCTTCTGCGACTTCCTGGAGCTCATCCTGACGCGCGGCGGCCGCCTGCAGCTCAGCTTCTCCATCTTCTGTGCGGAGCCCGCCACACTCCTGGCCGACACGCCGGTCAACGACGGCGCATGGCACAATGTGCGGATCCGCCGTCAGTTCCGCAACACCACGCTTTTCATCGACCAGGTGGAGGCCAAGTGGGTGGAGGTCAAATCCAAGCGCAGGGACATGACTGTGTTCAGCGGCCTCTTCGTCGGGGGCTTGCCCCCCGAACTGCGCGCTGCAGCGCTGAAGCTCACGCTGGCCTCGGTGAGGGAGCGAGAGCCCTTCAAAGGGTGGATTCGTGACGTGAGGGTCAACTCCTCCCAGGCTGTGCCAATGGACAGCGGCGAGGTGAAGCTGGAAGACGAGCCGCCCAACAGTGGCGGCGGGAGCCCGTGTGAGGCGGGAGAGGAGGGCGAGGGCGGAGTGTGCCTCAACGGAGGTGTGTGCTCCGTGGTGGACGACCAGGCGGTGTGTGACTGCTCACGAACCGGCTTCCGCGGCAAGGACTGCAGCCAAG